The nucleotide window TCAAGGAATTGAGTGGTGACCGCGCCAACTTACCCCGCAATGCAACGGTTTACTCGATTGCTGGGAGCAAAACATTTGCTAGCGACGGGATTGTCCCGTTCGACAGTGTGAACCGCGGGAAGTATATCTTTCAAAATCAGGTGAAACACTTTACGCAAATTACGGTGACTGGAGCAAACGCTAATCATGCGGATCTGCCGGAAAATCAGCAGATTGTTGCACTTATTCGTCAGGACCTTTTATCCTAATTGCGGTTTATTTCACAACCTATTACGTGTAAACTGGGAGGTAAATGGAGGCTAAAGACGAATGATTAAAATGATTGCGCTCGACCTAGATGAGACGTTACTGAATACAGATAAAACAATCAGCGAAGAAAATGTGACAATGTTGCGTAAGCTGCATACGGCAGGTATCAAGGTGGTTCTCTGCACTGGCCGACCAATCAATGCAATCTGGGGTTACCTGGAACAATTGGGGCTGACCACGGAAGAGGACTTTACGATTACATTTAACGGGGCGCTGGTTATTCAAAATATGACTAAAGATGAGCTGGCACAGAGTGGACTAAGTCGGACTGATTTTGAACCCCTCCACGCGTTTGCCCAAGAGAATGGGTATCCACTGGACATCTTAGACTTTGAACAGGTCTATCCGGTCGCTGACTTGAAACCTTCTATCTATCAGAAGATGCTGAAGGCTCCAATGACTTTTACGCCCACAAAATTTGATGATCTACCTGATCATTTATTTAGTAAGGCGGTTATGGCCACTGATTCTGAGACCTTGGATCACGTCGTTGCCACCATTAGTGAGGACTTGCGTCAGGAATATCACGTTGTCCGGTCACAGCCTAAGATTTTGGAATTCTTGGCGGCTGGGATGGATAAGGCCGTTGGTTTGGGACAATTGTTAACTCACTTTGGTTGGGACTTCGATGACTTGATGGCGTTCGGTGATGCTGAAAATGATTTGGGCATGATCAAGGCGGCAGGCGATGGTGTCGCTATGTTAAACGGTCAACCTGAGGTGAAATCTGCTGCAAATCACATTACACCAAAATCAAATAATGAGGCAGGAATTGCGGCTTACCTACAGGAAAAGTTCCCGGAATTATTAGGATAAGGGAAACGCTTGCAATTTAGCGAATGAAGTGGCAGTATGAAAGGTGTATAGGATGAATATTAAGGAGGACAAGGGTTATGAAACGTTTTATGGTTAAACTAGGATTAGTGGCGGTGGCGCTGGGTACCCTCGGTGGGGTAGTCGCACCAAGTGTCGCTAGTGCTAAAACCAAGCCAACTTTCACGAATACCGACTTGAAACGTTACTATAAAAATGCCAAGTCCAAGACGGCATTTTACTTCAAGACCTACAAGTCTGGTAAGAAGACCGGTGAAATGTTGATCTTTGGTGACTTTAACGGTAAGAACGCGAACGTGAAGTATGGTGTGCCAACTTCCGTGAAGTTCAGTAAGAACCGGCAGACGATGACCACTAAGTACAAATTGATTGAATTCAAGACGACTAAGGGTAAAACTACGACGTCACTAGCCAAAAAGGCATACACTTTTAAGTTGACTAAGAAGAGTTCAACGAAGTTTTCTGCTAAGTTGACTGGGACTAAGTTTAACCGGCGTTTAGGAACGTCTGGTAAAACTTACAGCTACACGAAGACTAAGACCAGTCCAGCTAAGAGCTATGCGAATAAGTATGTGAAGCCAGAAATGAAAAAGGCCTATACGGAAGCATTCGATTCCTTACCAGCTGCTGATAAGCAGGCCGCGGTAAAGAAGTATACGAATAACGCCGTGAACACCATGATCAAGAACTTTAACTACAAGAGCTAATTAGACGAATTTGTCGGGTGACTGAAATTATTTCAGTCACCTTTTTTAATGCTTAAGCCATTTCGGCCTGGCTAAGTTAACGTTGCTGAGATATTGAAAGGGTCGGTTAGTGGGATTATCTGGAGCATAGAGGCGGCGTTAGAACCGGACAACAAAAAAGTCCCAGACAAAATGTCCAGGACTCTCAGTGAAATAAGTATTTGGGATAAAGCTTAGTTTTGCTTGAACAGGTTCGTCAGGTATTCCATGAAGGTCTTCAGATAACGATCTTTGTCAACCATGACAGAAACCTTAACATTAGTAGGTTCGTTTAACCGGTTGTCATCACCGATAGTCCGACCGTAAGTTTCCTTGTTGTAGTTAACCACCATGTTTAAGTCAATCGTGGTAACGAAGCTAGGATCTAACGCAACCCCAACAGCCAGTGGGTCATGCAAAGCACAGCCACCTAGGTTGTCGTTAACATCAACGTAGGCTTGGATGTAGTAATCAACGATGTCAGCGAACTTTTCACCGGCAACGGTACCCAAGTCACGCCATTGTTGGGTTTCCTTCTTAGTCAACAGGGTCCGCAGGGTAACATCCAAACCAACCATAGTTGAATGTAATGGGCTCGTCAAAACGGCGTTAGCAGCTTCAGCATCTTGGTTGATGTTGGCTTCGGCATAAGCAGTGACGTTACCAGGAACGGTCAAAGCACCGCCCATGAAGGTGACGTTGCCGATTTCAGTAGCAATTTCTGGGGCCTTTTTGATGGCAGCAGCCAAGTTGGTCATTGGGCCAGTTGGAACTAACGTCAAATCTTTGCCGTACTTGTGAACGGCATCAATCAAGAAGTCCACACCGGATTCCTTTTCAATTGACCGTTGTGGATCTGGTAAGTCGACTTGGCCAATTCCGTTTTCACCGTGAATGTCTGCACTAACTTGCATCCGATCAAAGTGATCACTGGTTGAGGAATGACTTTCACCCAGATATACAGGGATGTCAGTGTGTCCAAGTAGTTCCAAAATCTTCAAAGAGTTTTGGCCACCGGCTTCGACGAGCACGTTCCCGTAAGAACCGATAATCCCAATCAAGTCCACATCGGGAGCACCCAATGCGTAAGCAATTGCGAGTGAATCATCGATACCAGTATCTAAGTCTAAAATCATTTTACGTTTTGCCATGATATAATTGTCTCCCCTTTGATCCTATATTAGCTAAAAAGCCTACTCTAAGTGTAATGTAACTGGTTACATTTATCAAGCTCACCTAGTCACCAAGTTGAAGCAATTGGACGTTCACGTTAAGATAGAAACCAGGTTAGATTTACCATTGAGGGGGGATTCGGTCATGGCCGATAAACAGTCTGTAAAACCGGTAAAACGGCATTTTGAGTACCACAATCATTTGCTGGATGATGCAACGAAGGAAATGAATGAGTGGACCGGAGAGAATAAGGTTGTTGAAATCCACCTATTTCAAATGTTTTCAGAAGTTTTTAAGCATCACGACTTAGACGACTCAGAAGCCTTATTTATCGTAGGAACTAAGGAAACGACACCATCCTTAGAAGCCGTGTCGGCGGCACCAGTCAAGCCGTGGTTATTCTCACGAGTTTTCGCATTACTTGGAGCTAGTTTCGTGTTACTGGCGCTGTTATTTCTGGTTTTCCGCAGTAATAATGCCGTCCCTGGGATGATTTTTATTGGCTCGTTGGCGGTGCCATTTTCCTTGTTGATCATGTTTTTTGAAATCAACGTTTTTCGGAACATCTCAGTTTATCAATTGATGACCGTCTTTTTGGTTGGAGGTATTCTGTCGTTGATTGCGACCATGATTTTGTATTCATTGATTCCATCGGGGAACGGGACATCCTGGGAGTCCGCATTAATTGTTGGTTTCATTGAAGAAACGGCCAAGATGCTGGTTATTGCTTATTTTATTAACCAATTTAGGCTAAATTATATCTTCAATGGTTTACTGATTGGTGCCGCTATTGGCGCTGGGTTTGCGGTCTTTGAGACGGCAGGGTATACCGGACAATATGGTTTGGTCACACTGTTGATGCGCAGTTGGCAAGCAATCGGGACGCATACGATTTGGTCCGCCATCATGGGAGCGGCGATTATTTTGGCAAAGGAGCGTCATCAGCCCGTCACTGGGAGTAACATGGTGGCACCGAAGTTTTTGCGCTTCTACCTGTTGGCGATTGCCCTTCACGCGTTGTGGGACTGGAACGCCCCTTTTGCCTTGTTAGACATTTTGTACCTGCAACAGTGGGTATTGATCACGGTTGGCTGGGTTGCCATCTTTGTCTTGATCAACGCAGGTTTACGTGAGGCGCGAACCTTACAGGGTCAACGAATCCTCAAGAACACTCAGCTCGGCGGATAGAGAAAGGTAATCATTTTGCGGTCCAACGCGGGGTTTTCATGTAATAGGGAATGTTGCATTTGCCAAATAGGACCGCGAAGCTGCTGATAACGGTAGCTTCCAACGTGGCCTTGAACCAGTCTGGCTAGTGGTGTAACGGTGTTGTCGGGTACTTCACTGTCGTTATCTGTGCGCCCAATGTTGCCTGCTAAATTTAGGATGTGTAACTGGGGTTCAGGTGTTCTGAGCCCCGTTCTTTCTGGAAAGTCGGCACCAATGCAGATCCAACGATTAACCGTGACGGGGGCTTGGGATTGGCGATTCAGATAGTCGTAGGCAATCGTTCCGCCGGAAGAATGGCCCACAAAGTTAACGTGGGTCACGCCATACCGTTGATGCAACTGCCGCAAGACCGTTCGTAACTGGCGAGCTTGTTTTTTGGGGTGCGTGTTGTCCTTGAAAATAACGGGGACGAGCGGGTTGTTGGCGGCGACCGGTGCGTGCTGTTGCCAGGAGACGTGACCGGTGTAATTGACCCGGGCGGTTAGGCTAAATGTGGCGAGCCCGGGGCGATTCAGACTGACGACCATACTGCGTAAAGACAGCCAAGCACCACTATTGCCTGGCAAGAAGAGGGTGGCCGTACGAGTCTGAGGGACCCGTGTGGTGGCCAGTGCGGACCACCGGCTGTTCCACCAGCCAATTAGACCAGTTAAAACAAGCAGGGTTGTGACGATAACGGTTAACCCACGTCGATGCTTCATGAAAATCACCTCCTTGATACGATGAAAGATTAAGAAAACGGAGACTAGTTAAATGACAGAATCTTATGATATTACCATTATTGGTGGGGGCCCCGCAGGCATGTTTGCCGCGTTTTATGCCGGGATGCACAACGCTAAAGCACAGGTGATTGAGAGCCTGGCCGAATTGGGTGGTCAGGTGAATGCATTGTACCCTGAAAAAAGAATTCTAGATGTCGCAGGGTTACCTGCTATAAAAGGACGAGAGCTGATTGCTGGGCAACGGCGACAGTTAAAACAATTTCCGTTAACCATTAAGACGGGACAGGCGGTGGCCAACGTTACTGCGAATGGGCAAGGATTTACAGTGACCACGGAGCGGGAGACGACTCAGACAAGGGCCATCATTGTGGCCGTTGGCAACGGGGCCTTTACCCCGCGTAAGCTAAATGTTGAAAATGCCGAGCAATTTACTAATCGTCAGTTATTCTACAGTGCCCGAAATCTTGAAACGTTTCGCAATCAGGATGTCATGGTAGCAGGTGGTGGTGATGCAGCCATTGACCAAGCCCTGATGTTGGCGCCTGTGGCAAAGTCCGTGACCCTGTTGCACCGTCGTAACCAATTCCGGGGGTTGGCCCACATGGTCGACTTGCTCGAACAATCTACGGTAAAAGTGGTGACGCCCTTTCTGATCAGTGGCTTGCAGGAAACGGCTACTGGTGCCTTGGACGTGACGATGAAGACCGTTGGTGGCTCGGGGGAATTAGCGCATCAGACGGTGGATAAATTAGTGGTCAGCTATGGGTTTACGGCAGATCATCAGGCATTAGATGCTTGGGACGTCGATTTGGCGGAGGACCATCGTTTGATTGCGGTGGACTCAACCATGGCCACTAATGTTGCGGGAATCTATGCCATTGGGGATGGCGTCATGTATCGGGGAAAACAGCCGCTGATTGCGACCGGTTACGGTGAAGCACCGGTGGCGGTTCAAGCCATCATGAGCACCTTTTTCCCCGACCGCCGTGGTCCCGTTCACAGTACTTCGCTAACCCCTAAACAATAAGCGTGTTTATTCTAAACGACAAAGAAGCTGTCCGCACGATCAAGAGATCGAACGGACAGCTTCTTTTCGTTGGTCGACTGGCGGTTATTTGCCGCTGGTGTCGTCTTGGTTAGTAATTTTGATACGGTTGGAGTCGGTGGACTTGTGATTGATTTCTGGTGCATCCGTCTTGTAGAACGGTTGTGTGGATTTGTCACCATTTCTGGAGAAGAGGCTAGTGGACTTTAAGCCCAGCTTCTTTTCCAACTTTTCCGCTTTCTGAAGACCATCAGAATAGTTATAGTCCTGCGGATCAACCGCTTTAAATCCCTTAGGATGGTAGAACCGTAGGAGGTTTTTCTGGTTAAGGGAATCGGAATAGTTTAGCCCATTAGTTACGTGTTCTTGCATGGCGTCAATCTTTTCTTTTTGCTTACCAGTTGGCTGAATCTCCTGCTGGGTTTTGTTGCTATAAATATTCCCATCGATCGACGTATAATCAGCGCTGACCCAATCGCGATTACGGAAGGCTACGACTGGGTAATGGCCTGGAGAAAGTAGGTCGGTCCCAAATTGCAGGTACTTCTTACTATTGATTCCCATCAGGTGTAACAGGGTTGGTAAGACGTCAACTTCGCCGCCATAGGTGTGTTCAATCTTACCTTTCTTGTAGCCAGGCATGTTGAACATCATTGGTACCCGTTGAAGTTGGGCGTTGTCGTAATCGTTCCAGTCATCTGGATTGACGCCCAGGAGCTTGGATAAACTCTTGTTGGACGAGTTAGAGATTCCATAGTGGTCTCCATAGATCATAACCAATGAGTTCTTGTCCAGGCCTGACTTGTGTAGGTAATGGTAGAATTCCTTGATGGATTGGTCGAGGTAGTGAGCCGTTTTGAAGTAATTATCAACGGTTTTGTCGCCGGTGTTGGGTGTCTTGAAGGTTGAATCTTCCTTGTCCAAAGTGAACGGGAAGTGGTTCGTAACAGTCAGATACTTCACGTAAAACGGCTGTTGTAGGTGTTGCAGGTATTTGACGGAATCATTGAATAACAATTTGTCCTTCAACCCGTAACCCAACGATTTGTCACCGGAAGTGTCATAGTAGCTGGCATCGAAGAAATACTGGTAACCCAGGTTTTTGTAAGTATTATTCCGGTTCCAGAAGCTGCCCACGTTTCCGTGGAAGACGGCAGTGGTGTATCCTGACTGGTCAAGGATGGCTGGCGCCGCTTGGAAAGTGTTGTCGCTTCCTAACTGCGTGAATAGCGATCCCTGAGGTAGACCGTAAGTTCCGGTCTCCAACATGGTTTCTGCGTCAGAGGTCTTACCTTGACCGACTTCATGGAAGAAGTTATCAAAGCTATAGGTTGCTTTACTCTTATAGAGCTTATTGAGGAACGGCGTCACTTCTTGACCGTTGACCTTCTTGTTAATTAAAAATTGTTGGAAACTCTCCAAGTGAATCACGATGACGTTCTTCTTCTTTGCCACACCATATAGACTCTTATCGGGCGCTGCGTAGTTTTTGTGGACGTACTTAAGAATCCCAGTCAACTCGGACTTCTTCGCGTGGGAGCGTAGTTCACTGGTATGACCGGACTTGATACCGTCGTAAACGGTGAAGGCGTCCAGGCCTAAGTATTTGACGACGTAGGTTCTATCGAACGTCCGGGTCAGTAGTTGTGGCCGATCCATCTCACCCAGAGTCAGGTTGACGCCAAAGAGGAGCACGGCCACGGAAGTCACGGCAAAGCCGACCCGTTTGTTCAGTGGTCGGGGGTCAATGTAGATGCGACGGGTAGCCAATAACAAGAGGACCACCACGAGGTCTAACCAGTATAGAATATCGTGTGGTGAGGTCAGAGCTAATGAACTTCCTGACAGCCCCTGGTCGACCTTGGAGTACCCCAGCATGGTGCTAACCGTCATAAAGTCGGTAAATTCTCGGAAGTAGATGACGT belongs to Levilactobacillus yonginensis and includes:
- a CDS encoding alpha/beta hydrolase, with the translated sequence MKHRRGLTVIVTTLLVLTGLIGWWNSRWSALATTRVPQTRTATLFLPGNSGAWLSLRSMVVSLNRPGLATFSLTARVNYTGHVSWQQHAPVAANNPLVPVIFKDNTHPKKQARQLRTVLRQLHQRYGVTHVNFVGHSSGGTIAYDYLNRQSQAPVTVNRWICIGADFPERTGLRTPEPQLHILNLAGNIGRTDNDSEVPDNTVTPLARLVQGHVGSYRYQQLRGPIWQMQHSLLHENPALDRKMITFLYPPS
- a CDS encoding LTA synthase family protein, with product MGFVTLMVVLFWAKTLVAYFVDFNLNLSDPFQFLIVLINPIAATLLVFGLALYFKRARFFYPFLFLIDILNTLLLYINVIYFREFTDFMTVSTMLGYSKVDQGLSGSSLALTSPHDILYWLDLVVVLLLLATRRIYIDPRPLNKRVGFAVTSVAVLLFGVNLTLGEMDRPQLLTRTFDRTYVVKYLGLDAFTVYDGIKSGHTSELRSHAKKSELTGILKYVHKNYAAPDKSLYGVAKKKNVIVIHLESFQQFLINKKVNGQEVTPFLNKLYKSKATYSFDNFFHEVGQGKTSDAETMLETGTYGLPQGSLFTQLGSDNTFQAAPAILDQSGYTTAVFHGNVGSFWNRNNTYKNLGYQYFFDASYYDTSGDKSLGYGLKDKLLFNDSVKYLQHLQQPFYVKYLTVTNHFPFTLDKEDSTFKTPNTGDKTVDNYFKTAHYLDQSIKEFYHYLHKSGLDKNSLVMIYGDHYGISNSSNKSLSKLLGVNPDDWNDYDNAQLQRVPMMFNMPGYKKGKIEHTYGGEVDVLPTLLHLMGINSKKYLQFGTDLLSPGHYPVVAFRNRDWVSADYTSIDGNIYSNKTQQEIQPTGKQKEKIDAMQEHVTNGLNYSDSLNQKNLLRFYHPKGFKAVDPQDYNYSDGLQKAEKLEKKLGLKSTSLFSRNGDKSTQPFYKTDAPEINHKSTDSNRIKITNQDDTSGK
- a CDS encoding NAD(P)/FAD-dependent oxidoreductase — encoded protein: MTESYDITIIGGGPAGMFAAFYAGMHNAKAQVIESLAELGGQVNALYPEKRILDVAGLPAIKGRELIAGQRRQLKQFPLTIKTGQAVANVTANGQGFTVTTERETTQTRAIIVAVGNGAFTPRKLNVENAEQFTNRQLFYSARNLETFRNQDVMVAGGGDAAIDQALMLAPVAKSVTLLHRRNQFRGLAHMVDLLEQSTVKVVTPFLISGLQETATGALDVTMKTVGGSGELAHQTVDKLVVSYGFTADHQALDAWDVDLAEDHRLIAVDSTMATNVAGIYAIGDGVMYRGKQPLIATGYGEAPVAVQAIMSTFFPDRRGPVHSTSLTPKQ
- a CDS encoding PrsW family intramembrane metalloprotease; the encoded protein is MADKQSVKPVKRHFEYHNHLLDDATKEMNEWTGENKVVEIHLFQMFSEVFKHHDLDDSEALFIVGTKETTPSLEAVSAAPVKPWLFSRVFALLGASFVLLALLFLVFRSNNAVPGMIFIGSLAVPFSLLIMFFEINVFRNISVYQLMTVFLVGGILSLIATMILYSLIPSGNGTSWESALIVGFIEETAKMLVIAYFINQFRLNYIFNGLLIGAAIGAGFAVFETAGYTGQYGLVTLLMRSWQAIGTHTIWSAIMGAAIILAKERHQPVTGSNMVAPKFLRFYLLAIALHALWDWNAPFALLDILYLQQWVLITVGWVAIFVLINAGLREARTLQGQRILKNTQLGG
- a CDS encoding nucleoside hydrolase, with the translated sequence MAKRKMILDLDTGIDDSLAIAYALGAPDVDLIGIIGSYGNVLVEAGGQNSLKILELLGHTDIPVYLGESHSSTSDHFDRMQVSADIHGENGIGQVDLPDPQRSIEKESGVDFLIDAVHKYGKDLTLVPTGPMTNLAAAIKKAPEIATEIGNVTFMGGALTVPGNVTAYAEANINQDAEAANAVLTSPLHSTMVGLDVTLRTLLTKKETQQWRDLGTVAGEKFADIVDYYIQAYVDVNDNLGGCALHDPLAVGVALDPSFVTTIDLNMVVNYNKETYGRTIGDDNRLNEPTNVKVSVMVDKDRYLKTFMEYLTNLFKQN
- a CDS encoding Cof-type HAD-IIB family hydrolase — encoded protein: MIKMIALDLDETLLNTDKTISEENVTMLRKLHTAGIKVVLCTGRPINAIWGYLEQLGLTTEEDFTITFNGALVIQNMTKDELAQSGLSRTDFEPLHAFAQENGYPLDILDFEQVYPVADLKPSIYQKMLKAPMTFTPTKFDDLPDHLFSKAVMATDSETLDHVVATISEDLRQEYHVVRSQPKILEFLAAGMDKAVGLGQLLTHFGWDFDDLMAFGDAENDLGMIKAAGDGVAMLNGQPEVKSAANHITPKSNNEAGIAAYLQEKFPELLG